One window of the Chitinispirillales bacterium genome contains the following:
- a CDS encoding polysaccharide deacetylase family protein, which yields MVIFFSLTAIPFFIGLILLCFSQKSKKTGVLLFHRISKKHPKSLSQISAKQLYKFCEQICLSSKKAVVFSQYSMQSENNISIVFDDGDKSVFDIAYPILKKYNLTATVFIASGIIENEKIDDFYSTKNMMSAENIKELSDFGWEIASHGVRHLDLTLLDENDLYGELVHSKAKIEKLTGKPVSALSFPYGSWNEKIVKTAQNCGYEKFAVYRKHKFADEKKIIPATAVYPFDNSEGIKRKISGEINGITKATSLIVPHFAKGTPMFFWNKLYKFP from the coding sequence ATGGTTATTTTTTTCTCACTTACAGCGATACCGTTTTTCATCGGTCTTATTTTGCTTTGTTTTTCACAAAAGAGCAAAAAAACGGGCGTTTTGCTTTTTCATAGAATATCAAAAAAACATCCCAAATCACTCTCGCAGATCTCGGCAAAACAATTATATAAATTTTGCGAACAAATTTGTTTATCGTCCAAAAAGGCGGTCGTTTTTTCGCAATATTCAATGCAAAGCGAAAACAATATTTCAATAGTTTTTGACGACGGCGACAAATCCGTATTTGATATCGCTTATCCGATATTAAAAAAATATAATTTGACGGCGACGGTATTTATCGCAAGCGGCATTATCGAAAACGAAAAAATCGACGATTTTTATAGTACAAAAAATATGATGTCCGCCGAAAACATAAAAGAATTATCGGATTTCGGCTGGGAAATCGCAAGCCACGGCGTCAGGCATCTTGATTTAACGCTTCTTGACGAAAACGATTTGTACGGCGAGCTAGTTCATTCAAAAGCAAAAATAGAAAAATTGACCGGAAAACCCGTATCGGCGTTGTCGTTTCCATACGGTTCGTGGAATGAAAAAATTGTGAAAACGGCGCAAAACTGCGGTTATGAAAAATTTGCAGTTTACCGGAAACACAAGTTTGCCGACGAAAAAAAAATAATCCCCGCAACCGCCGTTTATCCGTTTGACAATTCGGAGGGGATTAAGCGTAAAATTTCAGGTGAAATAAACGGAATCACCAAAGCGACATCGCTCATTGTTCCGCATTTCGCAAAAGGAACGCCGATGTTTTTCTGGAATAAACTGTATAAGTTTCCATAA